From a region of the Tachypleus tridentatus isolate NWPU-2018 chromosome 1, ASM421037v1, whole genome shotgun sequence genome:
- the LOC143258638 gene encoding zinc finger BED domain-containing protein 5-like, with product MVSKPVVLLGFVRYVHQDKIKEEFLLCEDLLTTKKEEDIFNIINSFFTTNGLDWNSVQQVSVDGAPSMMGRNRGLRGLIQAVNPEISVDHCIIHRYSLGSKSLPGNLKLVFEDVLKIVNFIKSRDVNSRIFRELCKEMGEQYQVLLYHTDVRWLSRGKVVRRVIELRTALQEFLKQEESPFATKFTDKEWLARLCYLADIFAELNSDNLQLQGQNTTVIDAHHTVTAFLGN from the exons ATGGTAAGCAAG CCAGTTGTTCTTCTTGGGTTTGTTCGTTACGTCCACCaggacaagatcaaagaagagttCCTATTATGCGAAGATCTGCTGACAACCAAGAAGGaagaagatatcttcaatattatcaacagtttctttaccacgaatggattggattggaacagcgttcaacag gtctccgtcgatggagcaccgtcgatgatgggtcgtaatcgtggattacggggcctcatacaagctgtgaatccagaaatttctgtagatcattgcatcattcatcggtactctcttggatcaaaaagcctgcctggtaatctgaaattagtgtttgaagatgtgttgaaaatcgtcaatttcatcaagtccagggatgtgaattcgcgcatattcagggagctgtgcaaggaaatgggagagcagtatcaagttctgctctaccacaccgatgttcgctggttgtcacgaggcaaggttgtacgtcgagtcattgagctccgaacggctcttcaggaatttctgaaacaagaagaatctccttttgctaccaagttcactgataaggagtggcttgctcgactttgttacttggctgacatatttgcggagctgaacagtgataatctgcaactccagggccaaaacacgactgtcattgatgcccatcacactgtgactgcatttctgggaaactga